A window of Ignicoccus hospitalis KIN4/I contains these coding sequences:
- a CDS encoding zinc metalloprotease HtpX encodes MFLWGPSFFIEPLLTALVLALMVGLSPIINKVPKGERGLKLFMGLTLLAYVLLLYSGYSLIASTIGFNATLMGFALFVTAFAVIQWLIAPWLINIMYRTKPAEEVEPRLAEMVKALAAKAGFKKPPKALVADVNIPNAFAYGNFLTGKYVAVTRGMLNVATEEELEAVIGHELGHHRHGDVWLILALSLAPMLIYYLGRVLVDWGFFSGATSRDERNEGSALMFVGMALLAIGIALNFVLLQFNRLREYYADLHGAKVSGKRNMQRALARIHLAFESLKSDPALKEEVARFVDSPAKMLFIYAFAEPFYDIDDIVERLKAERTNPIVELFMSHPPIPKRLRFLDAI; translated from the coding sequence ATGTTCTTGTGGGGTCCGTCCTTCTTCATTGAGCCTCTGCTGACCGCTCTAGTGTTAGCACTGATGGTCGGGCTGTCTCCGATAATCAACAAGGTCCCCAAGGGTGAAAGAGGGCTGAAGCTGTTCATGGGACTTACTCTCCTAGCGTACGTCTTGTTGCTCTACTCGGGATACAGCCTAATTGCAAGCACGATTGGGTTCAACGCGACGCTAATGGGCTTCGCGCTCTTTGTAACTGCCTTCGCAGTGATACAATGGCTAATAGCGCCGTGGCTGATAAACATAATGTACCGGACCAAACCCGCCGAGGAAGTCGAGCCTAGGCTGGCGGAGATGGTAAAGGCGTTGGCTGCCAAGGCAGGGTTCAAGAAACCTCCCAAAGCCTTGGTCGCTGACGTCAACATCCCTAACGCCTTTGCGTACGGTAACTTCCTGACAGGGAAGTACGTTGCTGTAACGAGGGGCATGCTAAACGTCGCCACCGAAGAAGAGCTGGAAGCGGTCATAGGCCACGAGCTCGGCCACCACAGGCACGGAGATGTTTGGTTGATACTGGCGCTGTCGCTGGCGCCGATGCTGATCTACTATTTGGGCAGGGTGCTGGTAGACTGGGGCTTCTTCTCCGGCGCCACGAGCAGGGACGAGAGGAACGAAGGGAGCGCGCTAATGTTCGTAGGGATGGCGCTTCTAGCAATAGGCATAGCTCTCAACTTCGTGCTGCTCCAATTCAACAGGTTAAGGGAGTACTACGCAGACTTGCACGGGGCCAAGGTAAGCGGTAAGAGAAACATGCAGAGGGCCTTGGCTAGGATACACTTAGCGTTCGAGAGCTTGAAGAGCGACCCAGCCCTTAAGGAGGAAGTCGCCCGCTTCGTGGACTCGCCCGCCAAGATGCTGTTCATATACGCGTTCGCTGAGCCGTTCTACGACATAGACGACATAGTTGAGAGGTTAAAGGCGGAGAGGACCAACCCGATTGTGGAGCTGTTCATGAGCCATCCGCCCATACCCAAAAGGTTGAGGTTTTTGGACGCGATATAA
- a CDS encoding MFS transporter, with translation MEYLFGLVSMLADFVYEGGRSAIPAEIRDPVELGIISGTSEGLGYLLRALSGVMADKLGAHYLFMFLGYSLVVAYPIAALIPSLTTFLVAVVVERIGKAIRSPARDALVAANVEDPGKAFAIIEVMDQAGAVAGPLTLFLLSSYFGLRESMVVFFIPYIIMILILLKLRNLKVVPRKKEVVWSAGSAVAFSFLIGASFVQPILSVASAPQPVLGYALVMLVDALASVLMGKFFRKLVYLAPLLALSSLSLKDWRFLPLAGVAIAYTEVVVRAVIAEAGGEGRLYGLAYAALGLGYFVGGLVMPSLSEAELAVYSLALSGAALAFLPKRGERLIPKL, from the coding sequence TTGGAATACCTCTTCGGCTTAGTGAGCATGTTGGCCGACTTCGTCTACGAAGGAGGGCGCTCCGCAATACCGGCAGAGATTAGGGACCCCGTAGAGCTGGGGATAATTTCGGGAACTTCGGAGGGCTTGGGCTACCTATTAAGAGCTTTGAGCGGAGTTATGGCAGATAAGCTAGGAGCCCATTACCTATTCATGTTTCTGGGCTACTCCCTAGTGGTGGCGTACCCTATAGCGGCGCTGATACCCTCCCTCACTACCTTCCTCGTAGCCGTTGTAGTAGAGAGAATAGGGAAGGCGATAAGGTCGCCGGCCCGCGACGCCTTAGTAGCGGCCAACGTAGAAGACCCAGGAAAGGCCTTTGCAATAATAGAAGTGATGGATCAAGCGGGGGCGGTTGCCGGTCCCCTGACGCTGTTCTTGCTCTCTTCCTACTTCGGGTTGAGGGAGTCAATGGTGGTGTTTTTTATCCCTTATATAATAATGATACTCATACTGTTGAAGTTGAGAAACCTCAAGGTAGTTCCTAGGAAGAAGGAGGTGGTGTGGAGCGCCGGCTCGGCAGTGGCCTTCAGCTTCTTAATAGGGGCCTCTTTCGTGCAACCCATACTCTCAGTCGCTTCGGCGCCTCAGCCCGTTTTGGGCTACGCGCTAGTGATGTTGGTAGACGCGCTGGCGAGCGTACTTATGGGAAAGTTCTTTAGGAAGTTAGTCTACTTAGCGCCCTTGCTCGCGTTGTCCTCGCTGAGCTTGAAGGATTGGCGCTTCTTACCCTTGGCGGGCGTAGCGATAGCTTACACCGAGGTCGTGGTGAGGGCGGTGATAGCGGAGGCCGGAGGGGAGGGGAGGCTTTACGGCTTGGCATACGCGGCCCTAGGCTTGGGCTACTTCGTAGGAGGCCTCGTCATGCCTTCCTTGAGCGAGGCGGAGCTAGCCGTTTACTCCCTCGCGCTCTCGGGCGCGGCTTTGGCCTTCTTACCAAAGAGGGGAGAAAGGCTCATTCCAAAATTATGA
- a CDS encoding 4Fe-4S dicluster domain-containing protein, with protein MKPAMIIDLKKCVGCGACTAACVMENQYKEGKPLELGVIGELLSKVIKLRKYEGSPLEEAIKRVESGESPEEVLGKLFMTRTNVIRLEWGKYPNVRAEFWHRICRHCEDAPCAHVCPTRATYVTKDGVVMVDKNKCILCGACIVACPYAARGVDVYSRAVDKCTLCYHRIRKGLLPACVETCPTGARSFGDLDDPTFVSKIPKEKLEEGERVIILE; from the coding sequence GTGAAGCCCGCTATGATAATAGACCTCAAGAAGTGCGTGGGCTGCGGAGCCTGTACGGCCGCGTGCGTAATGGAGAACCAGTACAAAGAGGGCAAGCCGCTGGAGCTAGGGGTAATAGGGGAGCTACTATCCAAGGTGATCAAGCTGCGCAAGTACGAAGGGAGCCCGCTGGAGGAGGCCATAAAGAGGGTGGAAAGCGGAGAGAGTCCAGAGGAAGTCCTCGGAAAGCTTTTCATGACGAGGACTAACGTGATAAGATTGGAATGGGGCAAATACCCCAACGTTAGAGCGGAGTTCTGGCACCGGATATGTAGGCACTGCGAAGACGCGCCGTGCGCCCACGTGTGCCCGACGAGAGCCACCTACGTTACGAAGGACGGGGTAGTCATGGTCGATAAGAACAAGTGCATCTTGTGCGGAGCGTGCATAGTTGCGTGTCCATATGCGGCGAGGGGCGTGGACGTATACAGTAGGGCGGTGGACAAGTGCACCCTCTGTTACCACCGCATAAGGAAGGGGTTGCTTCCGGCTTGCGTGGAGACTTGTCCCACGGGAGCGAGGAGCTTCGGCGACTTGGACGATCCGACGTTTGTTAGCAAAATACCGAAGGAGAAACTAGAGGAGGGCGAACGCGTCATAATTTTGGAATGA
- a CDS encoding molybdopterin-containing oxidoreductase family protein: MKILSKLSVKPFNVPLEGLEKERASGVKLVPNICRMCTASCSILVEVRNGKAVRVYGNPYATYHNKGHVCPRGNSGPLQLENPDRLRTPLKRRGSERGSWDFEEVDYKTAIAEMASIIKEKLEEGAPWKVVLVVGQAAAAAYNDPISMAIAPTIGTDNVINIPLSTCIGSKLLSWGFSGAPGHHAFLVPDYERTKYFLSFGRNLGGSVAVGQTAKAGAKLGSYKLVVMDPRLSEWAAKADEWVPVKPGTDLAVFLAMLNVIINEGLYDETYLKKYTNAPMLIYKDTLELVETKNIVVKNPMKEFEVVDFLVFDEASDSFKFSREAKLPSLTYEGEYEGKPVTTVFNALKEHLKDYTPEWAERVSGVPKEVVEKLAAEFAMTRPAAVETGWSANKYFNHFQLYRAAAVLSIVTGNFLRPGGVVLSMGGIGKVLQRAAPPVAGPPVKEKPSKLYEYESETPIALSDGTVTKGPLIPWGRGYHGLLRFVEENKGVVIIILGGNPARTFMGQAFQKVAKHPNVEKIIDIGLMKDDSVLYSDLFIPECGYLERYNVLSGIPFSLAKGFMAAFPAVEAECKDMLTIWADAFRELGLLEKYLSKLENVLCPGCDVKEALEKGDFESVIRKQCEKQGVKFDDVKNKGIVYLTDDSWGLEMNAKILENGWLNTASGKVEILPLKLLKIIKSRKGELKPEWHPLPTWVPPIWMRKALASDEFVLLTGKEKNMSYTWLQPNPLLSWIVDDSKKIWINKARGQRLGINDGEVVEVCAGEECVRGPAKLTEGIVPEAIYVPPNYGFEVKLTFGKYKDLKFNVLQSPFLIDPVTGTHLLSDVIVKVKR, translated from the coding sequence ATGAAGATCTTATCAAAACTCTCGGTAAAGCCGTTCAACGTGCCGTTAGAAGGCCTAGAAAAGGAGAGGGCCTCCGGAGTCAAGCTAGTACCGAACATATGCCGCATGTGTACGGCGTCGTGCAGTATACTGGTAGAGGTCCGAAACGGAAAGGCCGTGAGGGTTTACGGCAACCCCTACGCGACCTACCACAACAAAGGCCACGTGTGCCCTAGGGGGAACTCCGGGCCTCTACAGCTCGAAAACCCGGACCGGTTGAGGACGCCCCTCAAGAGGCGGGGATCCGAGAGGGGGTCGTGGGACTTCGAAGAAGTAGACTACAAGACCGCAATTGCCGAGATGGCCAGCATAATAAAGGAGAAGCTCGAAGAGGGTGCCCCTTGGAAGGTCGTGTTGGTAGTAGGCCAAGCTGCTGCCGCCGCGTACAACGACCCTATAAGTATGGCCATAGCCCCGACGATAGGCACTGACAACGTTATCAACATCCCGCTCTCGACTTGCATAGGCTCGAAGCTGCTCTCGTGGGGCTTCTCCGGGGCCCCGGGCCACCACGCGTTCTTGGTCCCAGACTACGAGAGGACCAAGTACTTCCTCTCCTTCGGAAGGAACTTGGGCGGCTCGGTAGCAGTGGGCCAGACGGCCAAGGCCGGCGCCAAGTTGGGCAGCTACAAGCTGGTAGTTATGGACCCGAGGCTGAGCGAGTGGGCGGCCAAGGCCGACGAGTGGGTTCCGGTGAAGCCCGGCACTGACTTAGCCGTCTTCCTAGCCATGCTTAACGTGATAATCAACGAAGGCCTCTACGATGAAACGTACTTGAAGAAATATACCAACGCGCCCATGCTAATATACAAGGACACCTTGGAACTGGTGGAAACGAAGAACATAGTTGTTAAGAACCCGATGAAGGAGTTCGAGGTCGTTGACTTCCTAGTATTCGACGAGGCCTCCGACTCCTTCAAGTTCTCCAGAGAAGCCAAGCTGCCCTCCCTAACCTACGAAGGTGAGTACGAGGGCAAGCCCGTCACTACGGTCTTTAACGCGCTCAAGGAACACCTCAAGGATTACACTCCGGAGTGGGCTGAGAGGGTCAGCGGCGTCCCCAAGGAGGTGGTAGAAAAACTTGCGGCCGAGTTCGCCATGACCAGGCCCGCCGCCGTAGAGACGGGGTGGAGCGCTAACAAGTACTTCAACCACTTCCAGCTGTACCGGGCCGCGGCCGTCCTCTCGATCGTTACTGGCAACTTCCTGAGGCCCGGAGGCGTGGTCCTCAGTATGGGCGGAATAGGGAAGGTGTTGCAGAGGGCCGCACCGCCGGTGGCCGGCCCTCCGGTGAAGGAAAAGCCGTCTAAGCTTTACGAGTACGAGAGCGAGACGCCGATAGCCCTCAGCGACGGCACCGTAACCAAAGGCCCGCTCATACCTTGGGGCAGGGGGTACCACGGCCTCCTCAGATTCGTCGAAGAGAACAAAGGAGTCGTAATCATCATCTTGGGCGGCAACCCCGCGAGGACCTTCATGGGTCAAGCGTTCCAGAAGGTAGCCAAACACCCCAACGTCGAGAAAATAATAGACATAGGATTAATGAAAGACGACAGCGTGCTCTACAGCGACTTGTTCATACCGGAGTGCGGTTACTTAGAAAGGTACAACGTCCTCAGCGGCATCCCATTCAGCTTGGCTAAGGGGTTCATGGCGGCCTTCCCCGCAGTCGAGGCCGAGTGCAAGGACATGCTAACCATATGGGCCGACGCCTTCAGAGAGCTTGGCCTCCTCGAGAAATACCTAAGCAAGTTGGAAAACGTGCTCTGTCCGGGCTGTGACGTAAAGGAAGCGCTCGAGAAGGGCGACTTCGAGAGCGTAATACGCAAGCAGTGCGAGAAGCAAGGGGTAAAGTTCGACGACGTGAAGAACAAAGGAATAGTGTACTTGACGGACGACTCGTGGGGATTGGAAATGAACGCAAAAATCTTGGAGAACGGCTGGCTTAACACGGCCAGCGGAAAGGTGGAGATCTTGCCGCTCAAACTATTGAAAATAATAAAGTCGAGGAAGGGTGAGCTTAAGCCCGAGTGGCACCCGCTGCCCACCTGGGTACCCCCGATCTGGATGAGGAAGGCCTTAGCCTCTGACGAGTTCGTACTTTTGACTGGGAAGGAGAAAAACATGAGCTACACGTGGCTACAACCTAACCCGCTGTTGTCGTGGATAGTTGACGATTCCAAGAAGATATGGATAAACAAGGCTAGGGGGCAGAGGTTGGGCATCAACGACGGCGAGGTGGTCGAGGTGTGCGCCGGCGAGGAGTGCGTCAGGGGGCCGGCGAAGCTGACCGAAGGCATAGTCCCAGAGGCGATCTACGTTCCGCCGAACTACGGGTTCGAGGTGAAGTTGACGTTTGGTAAGTACAAGGACCTAAAGTTCAACGTTCTTCAATCACCGTTCTTGATAGACCCGGTTACGGGCACTCACTTGTTATCGGACGTCATAGTAAAGGTGAAGAGGTGA
- the nrfD gene encoding NrfD/PsrC family molybdoenzyme membrane anchor subunit: MVIVAVSFLILACAGALAFVKYWRELLANEEGMVERSKIAWKFLVPAYSFFATLAAGAAIAAGLAGLGVIRAEPQPLAFLALASLVPAWALVVADLGAPERAINILTSFNKTSRIAWNVAFYVLLALSILWLLLAPSPEAALLAIASAILLETNFGMAFGTSKVPGWQGSAKAAEFAAATFLAMGIWLTRGDIILVSVISLLLLDFWELYFVKSFERLEVPLKYVAPYYALLALAAVVSLANPVAGAALAFIGLFANKALSAEWPQRLRLSLPPYSYAFSQEAAFVERPEVMVTLAAFLIWIALLLLKVLIYG, encoded by the coding sequence TTGGTCATTGTCGCCGTGAGCTTTTTGATACTGGCATGCGCGGGCGCCTTAGCGTTCGTAAAGTACTGGCGCGAACTGTTAGCAAACGAAGAAGGAATGGTAGAGAGGTCGAAAATTGCTTGGAAGTTCCTAGTCCCCGCGTATTCGTTCTTCGCAACGCTAGCCGCGGGAGCGGCGATAGCCGCGGGGCTCGCGGGGCTGGGAGTGATAAGGGCTGAGCCCCAACCGTTGGCGTTCCTAGCCTTGGCCAGTTTGGTACCCGCGTGGGCGCTGGTGGTCGCCGACCTAGGCGCCCCCGAGAGGGCAATTAACATCCTAACGAGCTTCAACAAGACTTCTAGGATCGCGTGGAACGTCGCATTCTACGTGCTATTAGCGTTGTCGATACTCTGGCTCCTCCTCGCCCCCTCGCCGGAGGCCGCGCTCCTAGCCATAGCCTCGGCTATCTTGTTGGAAACGAACTTCGGTATGGCGTTCGGGACTAGTAAGGTGCCCGGGTGGCAAGGCTCCGCCAAGGCCGCCGAGTTCGCAGCGGCAACATTCCTAGCGATGGGTATATGGTTAACGAGGGGGGACATTATATTGGTATCCGTAATTTCCTTACTACTCCTCGACTTCTGGGAACTCTACTTCGTTAAGTCCTTCGAGAGGTTGGAAGTGCCGCTCAAGTACGTAGCGCCGTACTACGCGCTCCTAGCGCTGGCCGCCGTCGTCTCTCTCGCGAACCCCGTCGCGGGGGCCGCGCTGGCCTTCATAGGCTTGTTCGCGAACAAGGCGCTCTCTGCGGAGTGGCCTCAGAGGCTGAGGCTGAGCTTGCCGCCGTACTCCTACGCCTTCTCCCAAGAGGCCGCGTTCGTCGAGCGCCCCGAAGTCATGGTTACCCTCGCGGCGTTTTTGATATGGATAGCCTTGTTATTGTTAAAAGTCCTAATTTATGGGTGA
- the fni gene encoding type 2 isopentenyl-diphosphate Delta-isomerase: METSNRKLDHLRITLLEDVEAGDTWLDFVKVPHRAVPELNLEEVVTEIEVFGKKLSAPLIVTGMTGGNEHAAKINAVIAEVVEELGLGMGVGSQRAAVERPELEWTFRIARERAPNALLIANLGAPQLLKGYGLEEIKKAIDMIDADAIAIHLNAAQESFQPEGDVDYKGLLNKLSELVDKVEKPIIIKETGAGLDYESVKALRELGIKAFDVSGSGGTSWVRVEMYRAREKGDEVLATVADWMSSWGIPTAASIMEARAAAPDALVIASGGIRDGLHAVKSLALGADLVGVALPALKAAYEGKEELKKFLKSMMLSIKIGLFLTGSPAPEHIKGKAIVLGPLKEWALERGIYEEWLRAR; the protein is encoded by the coding sequence AGCCGTGCCGGAGCTTAACCTAGAGGAGGTGGTCACTGAAATAGAAGTCTTCGGGAAGAAGTTGAGCGCGCCTCTCATAGTAACCGGCATGACCGGGGGCAACGAACACGCAGCTAAGATCAACGCCGTCATCGCTGAGGTCGTAGAAGAGCTGGGGTTGGGCATGGGGGTGGGGAGCCAGAGGGCAGCGGTCGAGAGGCCGGAGCTGGAGTGGACCTTCAGGATAGCCCGAGAAAGGGCCCCCAACGCGCTGTTAATAGCCAACTTGGGCGCGCCGCAGCTGCTCAAGGGCTACGGCTTAGAAGAGATAAAGAAAGCTATAGATATGATAGACGCCGACGCCATAGCTATTCACTTGAACGCCGCCCAGGAGTCATTCCAACCGGAAGGCGACGTAGATTACAAAGGGTTGCTGAACAAGCTCTCTGAACTAGTAGACAAGGTGGAGAAGCCAATAATAATAAAGGAGACGGGAGCGGGCTTGGACTACGAAAGCGTGAAGGCTCTTAGGGAGCTCGGAATAAAGGCCTTCGACGTCTCCGGCTCCGGGGGGACGAGCTGGGTGAGGGTGGAGATGTACCGAGCGAGGGAGAAGGGCGACGAAGTGCTAGCGACTGTGGCTGACTGGATGTCCTCTTGGGGGATCCCGACGGCCGCGTCGATAATGGAGGCCAGAGCCGCCGCGCCGGACGCCTTAGTAATAGCTTCGGGAGGCATAAGGGACGGCCTACACGCCGTAAAGTCGTTAGCCCTCGGGGCCGACTTGGTCGGAGTAGCCTTGCCCGCCCTCAAGGCGGCTTATGAGGGGAAAGAAGAATTGAAAAAGTTCTTGAAATCTATGATGCTATCAATAAAGATAGGCTTGTTCTTGACGGGAAGCCCCGCCCCGGAGCACATAAAGGGCAAGGCAATAGTGTTAGGCCCGTTGAAGGAGTGGGCGTTGGAGAGGGGAATATACGAAGAGTGGTTGAGGGCGCGCTGA